A genomic window from Silene latifolia isolate original U9 population chromosome Y, ASM4854445v1, whole genome shotgun sequence includes:
- the LOC141628975 gene encoding uncharacterized protein LOC141628975, with protein sequence MVNPASGHFSGRTWAGGISSQQAPEWQPGTIIHATPLASQPGSQFPGGAWLGGTSVGSFPPVSNPLVGAGSLLEQQYQELRDLMYKIPGVAQPLEKVTRDSYTHSPFVDDIALVGVPKGCVPPAMTLYDGTTYPLDHINHYKQKMMVITATGSLKEACMCKGFGSTLSGAALQCRRREKQTKLTVRIVRGPEEATRDFLNRFNREKVAIPRCDIATAIEAFRQGLRQDSDLYKDLTKYPCTTFEEVQTKAIVVMRLEKDSGPRRAAYGTDPTSRKAPVEKQNERAKPYSKPVNKVSEGPGGKNNSEPPPKVSEYKFSTNLAGVLKALKEIRGVRWPRKRVDERPNDKRDSSKRCEYHDDIGHDTNECYTLIKEVKFQYDRGNLDHLLPGGSTKVHSANQVLPTPPPVCTRIVNVITGGSELCGLTYSAAKRHATQTKGDKPEFSCRVSRQDLPAVIFDETDAQNAPEQHHDALIITLPIGNCEVRKILVDTGSSVNLIMLETLKVMGFSEKYLATKEVPLVGFSGETKHSLGEIVIPTYAKGVNKQVRYLGIDGPSTYNVILGRPWIHEMKAVPSTYHQCLKFPTPWGVQEIRGDQEETKNCYKIALKPTARPPA encoded by the exons ATGGTGAACCCAGCAAGCGGACATTTCTCAGGAAGAACCTGGGCGGGAGGAATCTCTTCCCAACAGGCACCAGAATGGCAGCCAGGAACCATCATCCATGCAACACCTTTGGCAAGTCAGCCAGGCAGTCAGTTCCCAGGAGGAGCTTGGTTGGGAGGTACATCTGTTGGCTCTTTTCCGCCTGTCTCTAACCCTCTTGTAGGAGCAGGTAGCTTGCTGGAACAGCAATACCAGGAATTGAGGGACCTGATGTACAAGATTCCGGGTGTAGCACAACCCCTGGAGAAGGTGACACGAGATAGCTACACGCACTCCCCTTTCGTGGATGACATAGCCTTGGTCGGTGTCCCGAAAGGATGCGTGCCGCCAGCCATGACACTTTACGACGGAACCACATATCCTcttgaccatatcaaccactacaagcaaaAGATGATGGTGATCACCGCGACAGGCTCCTTGAAAGAAGCCTGTATGTGTAAAGGGTTTGGATCCACTCTGTCCGGAGCAGCCTTGCAGTG CCGCAGACGAGAAAAACAAACCAAACTGACTGTACGGATAGTGCGGGGACCCGAGGAGGCCACCAGAGATTTTCTGAACAGGTTCAACAGAGAGAAGGTGGCAATCCCTCGGTGCGACATAGCCACAGCCATAGAAGCTTTCCGCCAAGGGCTCCGCCAGGATTCAGACTTGTATAAAGATTTGACCAAGTACCCATGCACTACTTTCGAGGAGGTGCAGACAAAGGCAATTGTAGTCATGCGGCTAGAAAAAGACTCAGGGCCCAGGAGGGCAGCTTATGGCACAGATCCTACATCCAGAAAGGCACCTGTGGAGAAGCAGAATGAAAGAGCCAAACCCTACAGCAAACCTGTGAATAAAGTATCGGAGGGCCCAGGAGGAAAGAACAACTCAGAGCCACCTCCGAAAGTAAGTGAGTATAAATTCTCAACCAATCTTGCAGGTGTACTCAAGGCCCTGAAAGAGATCCGGGGAGTCAGGTGGCCCAGGAAGCGGGTTGACGAGCGTCCCAACGATAAGAGAGACTCCAGTAAAAGGTGCGAATATCATGATGACATCGGCCATGACACCAACGAATGCTACACCTTGataaaggaagtcaaattccagTACGATCGAGGGAACCTGGACCACCTACTGCCAGGAGGCTCCACCAAAGTTCATTCCGCTAACCAGGTTCTGCCTACTCCTCCACCTGTGTGCACTAGAATTGTAAATGTTATTACAGGAGGCTCGGAATTGTGCGGCCTGACCTATTCAGCAGCCAAAAGACACGCCACACAAACCAAAGGAGATAAGCCAGAGTTTTCCTGCAGAGTCAGCCGCCAGGACCTCCCTGCAGTCATCTTTGATGAAACAGACGCACAAAATGCTCCAGAACAACACCACGACGCTCTGATCATCACCCTCCCCATAGGAAACTGTGAGGTACGGAAGATCCTGGTGGACACAGGAAGCTCCGTCAACCTGATTATGCTGGAAACACTGAAGGTcatggggttcagcgagaagTACTTAGCAACAAAAGAGGTACCTCTAGTCGGTTTTAGTGGCGAAACGAAGCACTCTCTGGGAGAAatcgtcatcccaacctatgccaAAGGAGTCAACAAGCAGGTAAGATACTTGGGTATCGATgggccctctacttacaatgtgattcttggcaggccctggatccacgaaATGAAGGCGGTACCTTCAACTTACCACCAATGCCTGAAATTCCCAACGCCTTGGGGAGTGCAAGAGATACGTGGGGATCAGGAGGAAACTAAGAATTGCTACAAGATAGCCCTAAAACCAACAGCCAGACCgccagcatag
- the LOC141628977 gene encoding uncharacterized protein LOC141628977 yields the protein MVDATTGHEMLTFLDAWSGYNQIKMHPDDQEKTAFRFHLPATGEHYVQRTNRPHHGGIHRRHGGEIKASRPKTLNNGRHFQRPRKYEMKLNPSKCTFGVSSGKFLGYMVTQRGIEASTDQIKAILQLESPQKPKDVQRLTGRVAALNRFIARSSYRCRLFYNILRKSQKFEWMEEHEAALNELKRYLSTPPLLSKPEHGEPLSLYLSVTEVAVSVVLVREQKGIQHPVYYVSKSLLPAETRVIRKNGQVVHTPEWLRSEIRTSDKESSPVLADFVSDFSPSLQMQAEKEILTLEEDKGEQMWELNVDGTSNMKGAGVGLVLKSPQGDLLVQAVRCEFKATNNEAEYEALILSLQLALDLKIRHLQVYSDSQLIVNHVNNSYAARDPTMMAYLEIAQALKLRFQTFNIKQIPRDQNVEADALAALGATFKAGTISTVPIVHVLEPAISKAEQDNEGTAGSPQSQEKGVLANTTSQEEAVDWRKP from the exons ATGGTGGATGCCACAACAGGCCATGAAATGCTCACATTCCTGGATGCTTGGAGTGGctacaaccagatcaagatgcacccTGATGATCAAGAGAAAACGGCATTCAG GTTCCACCTACCAGCGACTGGTGAACACTatgttcaaagaacaaataggccGCACCATGGAGGTATACatcgacgacatggtggtgaaatcaaagCAAGCCGCCCAAAGACGTTGAACAATGGTCGACACTTTCAAAGACCGAGAAAATATGAAATGAAGCTGAATCCCTCGAAGTGCACTTTCGGAGTCTCCAGTGGGAAGTTCCTGGGATATATGGTCACCCAGAGGGGGATAGAAGCCAGCACTGATCAAATCAAGGCCATACTCCAGCTAGAGTCACCTCAAAAGCCGAAGGACGTGCAGCGTCTGACGGGACGGGTAGCTGCTCTGAACAGGTTCATAGCAAGGTCCTCATACAGATGCAGGTTATTTTATAACATCCTAaggaagagccagaagtttgagtggatGGAGGAGCATGAGGCAGCACTCAACGAGCTGAAAAGATATCTGAGCACTCCACCACTCCTATCAAAGCCAGAACACGGAGAGCCCTTGTCTTTGTACCTCTCGGTAACGGAGGTGGCTGTCAGTGTAGTGCTAGTTCGAGAGCAAAAAGGAATACAGCATCCAGTATACTATGTCAGTAAGTCCCTGctacctgcagagaccag AGTTATCAGGAAGAATGGCCAAGTGGTCCATACACCTGAGTGGCTACGATCTGAAATTCGAACCTCGGACAAAGAATCAAGTCCCGTGCTCGCGGACTTTGTCTCCGACTTTTCCCCCTCCCTCCAGATGCAGGCTGAGAAGGAAATCCTCACTCTGGAGGAGGACAAAGGAGAGCAGATGTGGGAGCTGAATGTAGATGGAACCTCAAATATGAAGGGAGCAGGAGTTGGTCTGGTCCTTAAGTCACCCCAAGGGGACCTGCTGGTCCAGGCAGTTCGGTGCGAATTCAAAGCTACCAATAACGAGGCAGAATATGAGGCCTTGATCTTGAGTCTGCAGCTGGCTCTGGACCTAAAAATCAGGCACCTCCAGGTATACAGTGACTCCCAACTCATCGTGAACCATGTAAATAACTCTTATGCAGCTAGGGACCCCACTATGATGGCCTACCTGGAAATAGCGCAAGCGCTGAAACTCAGGTTCCAGACCTTCAACATTAAGCAAATCCCCAGGGACCAGAACGTGGAGGCTGACGCCTTAGCtgccctgggggcaacattcaaggcAGGTACAATCTCCACCGTACCTATCGTCCACGTACTAGAACCTGCAATATCAAAAGCAGAACAAGACAACGAAGGCACAGCTGGCTCACCACAATCACAGGAAAAAGGGGTGTTAGCAAACACCACCAGCCAAGAAGAGGCTGTAGATTGGAGGAAGCCTTAA